The sequence below is a genomic window from Brachyhypopomus gauderio isolate BG-103 chromosome 5, BGAUD_0.2, whole genome shotgun sequence.
AGATATTTTAGGGAGGACACCCCCTCCCTGGCTTTATAGAAACAGGTTCAGGAAGGTTTTGGCTGTGGCTCTTCTCCTTTAGGTGGTGCATGGATCACAGGTTCCTTGCTGCCTCATACGAGGAAGCTGGAACAGATGTCCTGGCGTGAGATCAAGGCAGCACTGATCGATGGCATGCTTCAGGAAACAGTCCTTACTTCCCAGAAGAACTCCAGAGCATCCTTGTGCACACAGAGAGCCAGGGGGCTGGACAAGCTCCCAATGAGTTCCAGGGAACACCACACTAGCAAATCACACTGGTCTGTTGAGAGAAGGgccaacacaacacaaagacatacaaaacagacagaacagaacactgaacacaaaaaTGAGATCGTTGCTTCCAAAAATAGTTACCAAGCATAGAATGTGCAGGAATAAAGGAGAAGGCAAACATGAATCTCTAACTATAgagtttaattaatttaatgaatgaaaacaaaatgaagcatAAATGTGTCATTAGGGTCCATTAGGGTCTTAATCAAAGTGCAAAGGGCTCTGGTGAATCTCCTATAAAAATTGGCAACCCCCAGATACAATGCCATTGAATAATAGCTTCCACCTTACTGCATAGCATTTATTCACAGACCTCCTTGATGGTGAAACCAAGGAACCTCTCCTTGAAACTCACTTCTCCAATTTACAATACAAGCTGAAGAACCTTGCATACATCAGGCACATGTTGAGCTAGGGACACCAAATAGATCAAGATGTCATCATGGAAATCAATGATAGATCTATCCAGAAGCTCCCTTAGGAGAGTGCTGTGGCACTCAAGCAACTGTTCAGACAAGGAAACAGGAGCGGGAGGCGGGGACACAGAAGCAGGTACAGGAGACAACGAAGAAGGAACCAGAGACACAAGTGCAAAACCAAACCTGAAGCAAAATCATAAGCGAGAGCCGACAAGGAAACAGGAACCAGAGGCAAAGAAATGGACAATGGAGCAGGAAAAGAAGACAGATGATCAGACGTAGGTGCCAGAACAGCCAACAGCAGGGAgtggacacaggaacaggagacacagaaacaggaTCAGAAGAACCAGGAATAGGAAGAACAGACAAAGACTGAGGATGACAAACTGACTGACAGGGAGGACAAAGAGAAACAACAAAAGACAACAAATGATGAGGGACAACCTGAGGCATAACAGGAGCATGAGGAAAACAAGGACAAAAATCAGACCAGGCAGCAGACAACaaatcagaccaggcaacagaCAACAAATCAGACCAGGCAGCAGACAACaaatcagaccaggcaacaggAACCAAGACACACTCAGGCACAGGAATAGAAACAAAATAAGACATAGGAACAGACACAAaagaagacacaggaacaggcacagGGATTGACAAACCAACAGGAAACCAAGAACCAAGAACAGAGGAAGGGAGAAACACAAGCACAGGCAACATAGGAGGGGCAGGCACAGGAAATGCAGGAGACAGAGGCACAGGCAACACAGGTGGTAGGTCCAGAGACAGTGGCAACAGCAGGAGGTGGGTTCGGCAGGTCCAGAGATGTGGCAACAGCAGGAGGTGGGTTCGGCAGGTCCAGAGATGTGGCAACAGCAGGCAGCATGTCGTGCAGGTCAAAACGCGTAGCCTGAGGAACGGGTCTGAAACTGGCCTGGTGTGAGGCACTGGCACAGGAACAGGAGAAGTGGCGTCTTTCACCCCTGGCACTGCAGGAAAGGAGATGGTGTCTTTCATGCCAGGCTCTGGGGTAAATGGAGTGACATCCTTCATGCCAGGTTCTGGAATAGGCAAAATGGGGTGTCAGCGGAAGAGCCACATCAAGAGGAGACTGCAAGgccctggaagaacacacagataATCCCTCATGGCTGTTTTTACGTCTCACGTTTCTGCTCACGCATGCTTTGGGAAACTGGCAATGTTGCTTGAGAGCACACCAAGTAACACACCACAGGTTTGTTGTACATTCTAACTGTCTTACCTCAGCTTGCACTGTAGGTCCTTCCTTCCTGTAGCTTTGATCAAGACCAGCTGACTCATGATGCTTACCTGGGGTCTCATTGCACAGACTGGTCGAAAGTGAAACTAACCGCAATGAAGTCACAGAACAACAAGACACCATTGTAAACAGCACTGGGGAATTTGGTGTCTCCAACCTGGATTGTATGAAAACAGCTGAGGATATGTCATCATACAGAAACCACAAACTGGAGTCTGGCTTTTGCTGCATCCTTGgatggctggttattctgtaacAGGAAGCGATAATGAGGCAGATGTGCTGTGAAGAGCAAGATATATTGTGCACAAATCCAAACTTGCGGTCATTAAGATGGTCCACAGTCATATATCCAATATGTACATAACTGGAAGACATACTgagcaaacacaaacaacatggtAAACTCACAAACACCTGCTAGGAAGACCAACAATAGTATCAATAGTAACAATAACCAACCCTGAAGAAGAGAAAACACTAGCAATATATACACAGCCTAAACAGGAGATAACCTAGACACAGGTTAAATTAATAATGAAGGGAGGAGAACCAAACAAGGGGCATTACTCAGAGAACGAAAAGCACATGGGACAAAAACCAGAAGGTAAACCAAAAATTCAAACAGTGTAGCTATAGTAACAGACACTAGGGAGGGGCCAACCATGACACCTAACAAGGTGGTAGACTGTTCCATAGCAGCAGGGACTGTTATGTTTTGCTACGTTTACATGTGCAGGCTCCAGCGTATGCCGTAGACTTCACTCTCAATCTAGACCTCACTTGCATTTCTGCTTGTTAGACATTTTTGTGCTTTTTTCATGATTCTTTTGACAGTTGCTAGAAATTATTTAATAGCATATTTTGGATGGCTCTTCTGGCACTGTTGTGTAATTGGCTCTGTAAGTCTTTGCCATCTTGTTTGAATTTTAAGCAGGTGTATGGTGGGTTGCTGTTGGCTATGCCATTTTGGGTTAGCCAGGGATTTAGGGAAGTGCATGTTTGGGAGGGGTGACGTCGAAAATTAAAATTAACTATTAAAGTAGTTTTAGCTATTTTTATTCTGTCGCCAAATGATGTTTGAGAGAGATCTTAAAGTCGATTGGGTAGTATAGGCTAAAGTAAACTGGTATGTATTTTTTCTGATGTCTTTTTTATTTGTTAGTCTATTTGCAGAATTATTTTTCATATTGAAAAAATAGCTTTCGCATGCATCTGGAAAGCAGACTGCACAACAACGTGTACGCATCTGGAAAGCCGAAAGCTCTTTAAGGCGCCTTAGGGTGTTCGCTGAACTGCGGGGTTGGACTGCACGTAAATATGTGACGTAGCATGCAGGGCTCTTATATTGTCCTCCGCTTTCATTCATACTCCTATTCGCGTAAAGCCATAGGCTACGCCAAGTCCATCGGCTACTTTGAAACATCCTTCCACGTCGTCACGCCGGTGGAAAACGGTAAATGTATGATTTCTTTTAGGTTTTAATCAGCTAACTTTTAGAACCAGCTCCTCAACCTTAGGGACAGCTAAGATTGCAGCACTTCTCTAGCAGTACAGTGTTCTTCCTCCAGTAACTAGGTGAAAGTGCACAGAGAGCCCACGTATTTATTCTGTAATACAGGTGCACATGAAACAGTGTTTAGTCTCACTGCAAGGCGTCTTGGCGTACTTAATAAATTGTTTAACGCCCACCATAAACATGGTttgttgtttggtttacattttaaatatttatgatTACAGATGGTTGCCTTCGTTATTTTGTAAATTTTGGTTTCTTCAGTCATGCCATCTTTGAAACACAGTCCTCAGCATCGTGTGTTATGCCACGAGGTATCTGAAGGCAATAATAGGCATATAGTAACGTTTTGTCAACACTGCATTGCACAACAAGGTTAGTAGGTGCCCGTGTATTCAGGGCATGAGTTCAAAGTCATTTGTAGCCTAATTAAATATGAAAGGCAGTTGGTATACGTGTGATCATATGCGAACGCAAGAGTTAAAACCATGCAGGCGAATCCCTCTCAAATCAGTGCGTTTTCACTTAACGTTTCAGAATCAAACTTGTCTTCAGTTGATTTGGCGTAACTTTTATGGGTAAAAAAGTAATTCCGGTCTATGTAATAGTCGTTCTTGTCTCCGTTGAAAATGTACTAATGTattgataataataacaacagatgaaaagtaaaataaacaaggaCAAAAACTCCATAATATTTTCTATAATAGGAAATACTGAAACTATATTAAGTTCTCTCTGCGGTTCAGCGCATGGTCTCTACCGCCTTGTCCCATGCTGCAGCTCCGCGACCTTTCCCCTAGTTTCCAGTTGCACCGAATCATGTGATGTGTTAAACAGCGATGGGGGAGGACGAAGGGCCAGTCAACTCTGCGTTGTGGTAGTACTAGTGACTTGGTGTGTGTGCCCTTCATACGacttacatatttatatatgtagaGATGTTAAACATTGTGGCGAAGTACTCAACGTTTTCAGACAAACAAAACGTTTTGTACAGAGGgccatcagctgtgcaagcaaagtgtttcacacacgcatacgcattaataattcacacacatattaacaataataaaataatacaatCAATACAGTTTCATCAGTCCATATTCTTTATACAATAAACACGCGGAAACAAGGAAAACTATACGGTCACATACAAGGATATCTGAACTGCAACGACCGAGTGTAGCTGTGCTCTTTTATGAACAAAAACTAAAACCGCGCTGACGGAATAGCAACTTAAAGGACGATCACTGTCACGTTTTCACTACCACACAATTTGGTTCTAAACAAAATGTATATACCACACATTCAGCAAATCTTTAATCCAGCTTCTAACGTGCTTATAAAAACGTGATTATTCattcaaacaaacaagcaaaaatcAGCGAGAGTACAAGTTCAAAAGTACGTCGCGCCTTACACGTGTTGAGGAATGAAATGCAGGTCTGTTTCCATGATCGCACCAATTACTGGCTACATGACATATGCTCAGAACAGCTAGGCTTACCAGGTTTACCAATAGCCTAAAGTAAGTTTGAAAAAGGATGTAAAATCAAGCAATGATTGTGAGGTAATTATGTGCATAGGCGTTTGTTTTCTTACTAGTATATTATTGTTGCTGCAACAACCATGCATTGCATTTTATACTTTTCATTAGAATGGTTGTCTTTACAATTCAGAATTCATCTTGCTCCTGTTGTTAATAACCATGTAATGATACACGTAAGCACTCAAATACTCACAGGACATTATCTCCTCTAACATATCTATAGAACTGTTATAGTCATTCATTTATGTGGTGTTCCCAGGTGTCTGCTACCTTTAATTTCACCAGTGTCCTGCTGCTAATCTCACCAGTGTACCAGACGCTTGCTTTTTACACGTTCACTGTTTGTCTTTTCTCTGCCAGTGATCGATTCGGTTCTGTTCCACACCACCATAACCTGCTATGCCGATTTTCATGCTTGGAGCAGGCTCCATATGCAAATGTCATATTTAGAACAATTTTAACCTAATATCATATCCCGCCAATGAATGAACTAATGATGCAGCAACACATGTCTGCTCAAGAAAAGTCTGCTTTTCTGTTTCATATACTCTCCCTGAAAATAGCAGACATGGTTTAAAAGCTATAATGTTAGGTCACGAACGTTTTTTCCTCTTCTTTTGTCAGTGAGTATTTGTAGCCAGCATGGCAGAAGCTCACCAGGCAGTAGCCTTCCAGTTCACGGTTACTCCCGAGGGGATTGACCTGCAGCTGTGTCACGAGGCCCTTCGGCAGATATACCTCTCTGGCCTTCACTCCTGGAAGAAACGCTTCACCAGGTTCAAGGTATTTTCATGGAATTTTCGTGTTATTCTGGAAAACACTTACCTCAGTGTTGTAGGAAAGAGTGTGTTGTTATTGTTGCATTATATGAGCTACTGGGAATCATGATAGCCCAGTGTAACATATTACGATAACAGCTTTGTTCTATTTGTTGAGAATATGATGATATATTGTATTGATATAATGTCTTCTCTTGTGTATTTCTGCAGAATGGTGTCATGACTGGAGTATATCCTGGAAGTCCTTCTGGACTCCTAGTTGTTGTTGTAGGATACATGTCCTATACAAAGTATGTGAAGATAGACCCCACGTTAGGACTCTTCACAAAACTGACTACTCATTTACCAGTCAGGTAAATTATTTTTGAGGAATTTTAAATTTAAGAATGTTCTTAAGAACGGGATTATGAAGTTCGTAGTGTTACAAATGTTTTGGGAAACCCAGTCCAGAATGTTGAGCTGAAGAAACCAAGCCTGTTACACTGTGATAACATGAAGCTACTACAAAAGCTCAAAGGTTTGTCCTGTTTATTGAGTGGCCTGTATGAGGAAGTGAAAAAGATGAATTATCAGTTATTTATTACCAGATCTTACCGTACAGCCAGATAATATCCTTCCCACTAGTGacaatctttaaaaaaaaggtGTGATGTCATAGTGAACATTGTGTTTTCCTGCAGTAAGTACATAACCGCAGAAAGCCAGCAGGCTGGTGGTGGAATACTGGTTGCTACTGGGTTGTGGGTCACCATCATCTTTATCATGAGGAATGTCCTGAAGCGCCTGCTGTCCTGGCATGGCTGGATGAACAACCGCCATGGGTCCATGTCCTTGAGTACAAAGATTTGGCTGGTTAGTTCGATCTCAAAAGAATCCATGCACTCTAAATCTTACTTTAAAAATTTCATGAATTAAACTCTCACTCCATTGAATGAATATGGTCTCTCATTGGTCAAAACTCTTCCTGTACCTTCAtgatttcaacattgttaaagTATAGCATGTTGTGGAAAGTCATGCATGTTTCCTGTCCTTGTGCTCCATGTTTGATTCCTCCACCCCATATCACTGCAGGTGCTGGTGAAGCTCTTCTCTGGTCGTAGGCCGATGCTGTATAGTTTCCAGACCTCGCTACCACACTTACCCGTGCCCTCTGTGAAGGACACCATGAAAAGAGTGAGTTTGTACTTGCTTAATATAGATCATTAGAACACATCTTTCATGCAGGCACACATTCTTTTTTAAGATCTGTAAACGTGTTGCGCTCTGTAACCACCATGCGTATGTCCTTTTTGACTAGTATCTTGAGTCGGTGCGTCCCCTCATGGACGAGGAGCATTATAGCCGAATGGAGGGTCTTGCGAAGGACTTTGAGAAGAACCTTGGCCCAACACTGCAGTGGTACCTGAAGCTCAAATCCTGGTGGGCTTCCAATTATGTAAGCTGATAGCATTAATAACCTTTAATATTAGTAAGATACGACTTTGACTTACGTCATTCTTTAACAGTTCTCCTGTTGATATTGGCAGGTCACTGACTGGTGGGAAGAGTATGTTTACCTTAGAGGACGTGGGCCTATTATGGTTAACAGCAACTACTATGCTATGGTGAGACCTTTTTAGTTTTCAATGGAAGTTCCAATATATATACCCATTGAACAAATCTAGCTTTAGAAAAAACCCAATGGTTAGATTATGTATGTTGTTGATGGCACATGTTGTCTATTCCTTGTGAGCTTAGAGTGCGTAAGATACAGatatagacagacacagagaaaggGAGGTTTCATCATAATTCCTTGTTGCTGTATCCATAACTACATTGTTTTCCTGGGGAGATTAGTGCCATTGTCAGGGTTAGCAATATCAGATCGTCTGACATACTGTTTCTCACTATCACAGAGCACATCTGTAATTCAACGGTTTTTGACCATTTTGATGAGCctgtttcaatttatattttGACCCAAATTAACATCGGATAGCTTTTGTAACTACTCGTTCACTAGTTTATCACCAAATGAATTTTGTCTTGAAATAAGAAGAACCTCATAGCCGTAATCCAGTCGCTCGAATTCAGTGAAACAATGCTGTTGTGTCTCAGCACGATAGTAAGTCTCTTACTTCCAAGTTGCACAATATGTGACATTATAACAACAAAACATTGGCATTGACATTTTTATTTAAGTAGTATTTATCCATTCAttcttttatatttttaaacaaACGTCATGAAAATGTAATTGAACGCATTTGTACTGAAACATTTTTACAACCACCAGGACTTCCTGTATGTCTTTCCTACACATCTGCAAGCTGCCAGGGCTGGCAATTCCATCCATGCTATCATGTTGTACAGGAGGAAACTGGACCGAGCCCAGATCAAACCTGTGAGTCCTGCTTCTCTCCTCACTAATCTGCTGTGGACTGCAGCAATAGTGTATCACATGGAGGTCATTTTCAAGGAAAACCTTTACATTACCTATACagtaccatatatatatatatatatatatatatatatatatatatatatatatatatatatatatatatatatatatatatgatgtaaggCAACGCAGGTCTTTTCTCAATATATGGTTTACTCTGACTCCTTGTTCTTAGTGGTAGCTATATATTAGTTGCAAGGTTGGCAATAGTAAAAGCCTTATATGGCTA
It includes:
- the LOC143514463 gene encoding uncharacterized protein LOC143514463 translates to MMTYPQLFSYNPEPGMKDVTPFTPEPGMKDTISFPAVPGVKDATSPVPVPVPHTRPVSDPFLRLRVLTCTTCCLLLPHLWTCRTHLLLLPHLWTCRTHLLLLPLSLDLPPVLPVPLSPAFPVPAPPMLPVLVFLPSSVLGSWFPVGLSIPVPVPVSSFVSVPMSYFVSIPVPECVLVPVAWSDLLSAAWSDLLSVAWSDLLSAAWSDFCPCFPHAPVMPQVVPHHLLSFVVSLCPPCQSVCHPQSLSVLPIPGSSDPVSVSPVPVSTPCCWLFWHLRLIICLLFLLHCPFLCLWFLFPCRLSLMILLQVWFCTCVSGSFFVVSCTCFCVPASRSCFLV